A single window of Vigna radiata var. radiata cultivar VC1973A chromosome 4, Vradiata_ver6, whole genome shotgun sequence DNA harbors:
- the LOC106759490 gene encoding probable sulfate transporter 4.2 translates to MEISYASPSFYDLPAAAAASTMPSSATGARPVRIIPLQHPTATSSSSPPANVAFARWTAKLRRMTWLEWLEFFFPCLRWIRIYKWREYFQVDLMAGITVGVMLVPQSMSYAKLAGLEPIYGLYSGFVPIFVYAIFGSSRQLAVGPVALVSLLVSNVLSGIADSSSELYTELAILLSLMVGILECIMGLLRLGWLIRFISHSVISGFTTSSAIVIGLSQAKYFLGYDVDGSSKIIPVVKSIIDGADKFSWPPFVMGSIMLAILLVMKHLGKSRKYLRFLRAAGPLTAVVLGTIFAKVFHPPSISLVGDIPQGLPKFSVPKAFEYAQSLIPTAILITGVAILESVGIAKALAAKNGYELDSNQELFGLGVSNVLGSFFSAYPTTGSFSRSAVNHESGAKSGVSGIVSGIIMICALMFLTPLFEYIPQCTLAAIVISAVIGLVDYEEAIFLWRVDKKDFILWTITSTTTLFLGIEIGVLVGVGVSLAFVIHESANPHIAVLGRLPGTTVYRNVKQYPEAYKYNGIVIVRVDAPIYFANTSFIKDRLREYEVHVDSSKSRGPEVERIYFVILEMAPVTYIDSSAVQALKDLYQEYKLRDVQIAISNPNPEVLLTLSKSGLVELIGKEWYFVRVHDAVQVCLQHVQSLKAGSDSSLTPLSSLEDKPSLFARLSKERAEKFPATDLESGNGRPPLPKDIDSQLEPLLSKER, encoded by the exons ATGGAGATAAGCTACGCATCGCCAAGTTTCTACGACCTCCCCGCCGCCGCCGCTGCTTCTACCATGCCGTCCTCCGCGACCGGAGCACGTCCTGTAAGGATTATTCCTCTTCAGCATCCGACCGCCACCTCGTCCTCGTCTCCGCCGGCGAACGTCGCCTTCGCGCGGTGGACCGCGAAGCTCAGGCGGATGACGTGGCTCGAGTGGCTCGAGTTCTTCTTCCCTTGCCTACGCTGGATTCGCATCTATAAATGGCGCGAGTATTTCCAGGTCGATCTCATGGCCGGAATCACCGTCGGTGTCATGCTCGTTCCTCAG TCGATGTCGTATGCAAAATTGGCTGGACTTGAACCGATATATGGACTCT ACTCTGGTTTTGTGCCTATATTTGTGTATGCCATATTCGGGTCTTCCCGCCAGCTTGCAGTAGGCCCAGTGGCATTGGTTTCCCTCTTGGTATCTAACGTGCTAAGTGGCATAGCTGACTCGTCCAGTGAATTATACACAGAGCTTGCAATATTACTGTCCCTTATGGTGGGGATACTGGAGTGTATAATGGGACTATTGAG GCTTGGATGGCTTATTCGTTTCATTAGCCATTCAGTGATTTCTGGCTTTACAACTTCTTCCGCTATTGTCATTGGTTTATCTCAAGCTAAGTACTTCTTGGGGTATGATGTAGACGGAAGTAGCAAGATCATTCCAGTAGTTAAGAGTATAATAGATGGAGCAGATAAG tTTTCATGGCCACCTTTTGTGATGGGATCCATTATGCTTGCGATACTACTTGTCATGAAACATCTG GGAAAATCAAGGAAGTACTTGCGATTCTTGAGAGCTGCTGGTCCTCTTACAGCAGTAGTTCTGGGAACAATTTTTGCAAAAGTTTTTCATCCACCGTCAATTTCTTTG GTGGGAGATATACCTCAAGGCTTACCAAAATTTTCTGTTCCAAAAGCTTTTGAGTATGCACAGTCCTTAATTCCAACTGCTATTCTCATAACCGGTGTGGCTATACTG GAATCAGTGGGAATTGCCAAGGCATTAGCAGCGAAGAATGGGTATGAGTTGGATTCAAATCAAGAG TTGTTTGGTCTTGGAGTTTCCAATGTTCTTGGTTCATTCTTTTCAGCATACCCCACCACAG GATCCTTTTCAAGGTCAGCTGTAAATCATGAGAGTGGTGCAAAATCTGGGGTATCTGGGATTGTTTCAGGAATTATAATGATCTGTGCACTTATGTTTCTTACACCATTGTTTGAGTACATACCTCAG TGTACCCTTGCTGCTATTGTGATCTCTGCTGTGATAGGTCTG GTAGACTACGAGGAGGCCATTTTTTTGTGGCGTGTTGATAAGAAAGATTTTATTCTTTGGACCATTACTAGTACTACAACATTGTTCCTTGGTATTGAGATCGGTGTCCTTGTTGGG gtTGGGGTTTCACTTGCTTTTGTCATTCATGAGTCAGCAAATCCACATATCG CTGTTTTGGGTCGTTTGCCAGGAACAACTGTTTATAGGAATGTTAAACAGTATCCTGAAGCATATAAATATAATGGAATTGTAATTGTTCGTGTTGATGCTCCAATTTATTTTGCAAACACGAGTTTCATAAAGGACAG GTTGCGTGAATATGAAGTTCATGTTGATAGTTCTAAAAGCCGTGGACCTGAGGTTGaaagaatttattttgtgaTTCTTGAGATGGCAC CTGTGACCTACATAGACTCTAGTGCTGTTCAAGCTTTGAAAGACTTATATCAGGAGTACAAATTACGGGACGTTCAG ATTGCAATATCCAATCCAAACCCAGAAGTTCTGCTCACCCTGTCAAAATCCGGTCTGGTGGAGTTGATAGGTAAAGAATGGTACTTTGTGAGAGTACATGATGCTGTTCAAGTTTGCTTGCAACATGTTCAAAGCTTGAAAGCTGGATCTGACAGTTCACTCACGCCACTTTCTTCATTAGAAGACAAACCAAGTTTGTTTGCTCGATTGTCGAAAGAGAGAGCGGAGAAGTTTCCAGCTACCGACTTAGAATCTGGTAATGGCAGGCCTCCACTCCCCAAGGACATAGATTCCCAGTTGGAGCCATTGTTGTCCAAAGAACGTTGA
- the LOC106759078 gene encoding uncharacterized protein LOC106759078, whose protein sequence is MRGSEKMKKRISIVTKKSPQSTPPQTPPNNQCSIIANSQLMHDRTDPTTLMEPTDLLPNNPSLPSCSFSGEPSTKKPNMRRSFSVLHRGVSGPSLNSEENAAPDLVDDLRAGTVTVDENSVSFLHVRVEEATRFSGTMISSTTNYCNTF, encoded by the exons ATGAGAGGATcggagaaaatgaaaaaaaggatcTCTATCGTCACCAAAAAGTCTCCACAATCAACGCCACCACAAACACCTCCCAATAACCAATGCTCCATCATAGCAAACTCACAACTCATGCACGATCGCACTGATCCCACGACACTGATGGAGCCCACCGATCTCTTGCCCAACAACCCCTCGCTGCCTTCGTGTTCTTTCTCCGGAGAGCCCTCCACCAAGAAACCAAACATGCGCCGCTCTTTCTCCGTCCTCCACCGTGGCGTTTCCGGCCCGAGTCTGAACTCCGAGGAAAACGCCGCTCCTGATTTAGTG GATGATTTGAGGGCAGGAACTGTTACTGTGGATGAAAACTCTGTATCCTTTTTGCATGTCCGTGTGGAAGAAGCTACAAGGTTCTCCGGTACAATGATAAGCTCTACTACAAATTATTGTAACACTTTTTGA